The Borrelia parkeri genome includes a region encoding these proteins:
- a CDS encoding variable large family protein: MTLFLLLSCGSGSTKAEDPKTTFLTSIANLGKGFLDVFTSLSDMITGAFGIKADTKKSDIGKYFSDIETTMNTVKKKLQEEVAKNGNYSKVKSVVDTFITGTLEKIADGAKEAAKGATGEDKIGGATKDSGQDPAPADAASVNSLVKGIKEIVGVVLKDNEGNATATKTAEDEQKSIGKLFEKKASGTDAEAAAASASIGAVTGVDILKAIAKSEKNPVADNTNGINAAKDAAGIAIAPAVDGKNEISTAEAKKDAVIAAGIALRAMAKGGKFAAKQNEEKSAHAVNGAAASAVGKTLSTLIIAIRNTVDSGLKTISDALATVTQEDKSLDSTIPADSTASGQ, translated from the coding sequence ATGACTTTATTTTTACTTCTTAGTTGTGGGAGTGGCAGTACTAAGGCTGAGGATCCTAAAACCACATTCTTAACTTCTATTGCTAATTTAGGTAAAGGCTTCTTAGATGTTTTTACTTCCCTTTCTGATATGATTACTGGTGCTTTTGGTATTAAGGCTGACACTAAGAAATCTGATATAGGGAAATACTTTAGTGATATTGAGACTACTATGAACACAGTTAAAAAAAAGTTACAAGAGGAAGTTGCTAAGAATGGAAATTACTCAAAGGTTAAATCAGTCGTTGATACTTTTATCACAGGCACATTAGAAAAAATTGCTGATGGTGCAAAGGAAGCTGCTAAAGGGGCTACAGGAGAAGATAAGATTGGTGGTGCTACTAAAGATAGCGGTCAGGATCCTGCACCTGCTGATGCTGCAAGTGTAAACTCACTTGTTAAAGGAATTAAAGAAATTGTTGGAGTGGTTTTAAAGGACAATGAAGGAAATGCTACTGCTACTAAAACTGCAGAAGATGAGCAAAAATCAATTGGTAAATTGTTTGAAAAGAAAGCAAGTGGTACAGACGCAGAGGCAGCTGCAGCTAGCGCATCAATTGGAGCTGTAACTGGTGTTGATATTCTAAAAGCTATTGCTAAATCTGAAAAAAATCCTGTTGCTGATAATACTAATGGCATTAATGCAGCTAAAGATGCAGCTGGGATTGCTATTGCTCCGGCTGTAGATGGCAAAAATGAAATTTCTACTGCAGAAGCAAAGAAAGATGCAGTTATTGCTGCGGGTATTGCACTGCGAGCTATGGCTAAGGGTGGTAAATTTGCTGCTAAACAAAATGAAGAGAAATCAGCTCATGCAGTTAATGGTGCAGCTGCTAGTGCTGTTGGTAAGACTTTAAGTACTTTAATAATAGCAATAAGAAATACTGTTGATAGTGGTTTAAAGACAATTAGTGATGCTCTTGCTACAGTTACACAAGAAGATAAATCTTTAGATTCTACTATACCTGCAGACTCAACAGCTAGTGGACAATAA
- a CDS encoding variable large family protein has translation MRRHVIMKRITFCALLMTLFLLLSCGSGQQPEAGKGGSAATGGRSLSEVLMEVGRSAENAFYSFLELLSDTLGFTAKSTTKKSDVGGYFNSLGAKLGKASDELEQVAKKSEGEGEGAKDEPIAVAIRSAVDSAKATLSTLKTHLDSLKDIGDDNQKVGEAASDAGAKEGTAVNEESLKKSLKALKGIVEEAGKSGISKPETGTVTLNVTGVDNKDGAKILATNSAGNPAAGDAGKAAAILSTVSGEEMLASIVNSKDTDAVLGAGANGDTTAISFAKGGNNAANVAQAEAKAAAVAGGIALRSLIKDGKLAKAADGQGGGKEVQGVGITAANKLLVAVEDIIKKTVKNVLKTAKEKIDQARAPKVASQQ, from the coding sequence ATAAGGAGGCACGTGATAATGAAAAGAATTACTTTTTGTGCGTTATTAATGACTTTATTTTTACTTCTTAGCTGTGGAAGTGGTCAACAACCAGAAGCAGGTAAGGGGGGCTCAGCAGCTACAGGAGGGAGAAGTTTAAGCGAAGTCCTAATGGAGGTAGGTAGAAGTGCTGAAAATGCTTTTTATTCTTTTTTAGAGTTACTCTCAGATACATTAGGCTTTACTGCTAAATCAACTACAAAGAAGAGTGATGTAGGAGGGTATTTTAACAGCTTAGGTGCGAAGCTTGGAAAAGCATCAGACGAATTAGAACAAGTAGCAAAGAAGTCAGAAGGAGAAGGAGAGGGCGCTAAAGATGAACCAATAGCCGTAGCAATTAGAAGTGCAGTTGATTCTGCTAAGGCTACTTTAAGCACATTAAAAACACATTTAGACTCTTTAAAAGATATAGGTGATGATAACCAAAAGGTAGGGGAAGCAGCAAGTGATGCTGGTGCTAAAGAAGGAACAGCAGTAAACGAGGAGTCATTAAAGAAATCCCTTAAAGCATTGAAAGGAATTGTAGAAGAAGCAGGTAAATCAGGTATTTCAAAACCAGAGACAGGTACTGTAACATTGAATGTAACTGGAGTAGATAATAAGGATGGGGCTAAAATATTAGCAACAAATTCTGCTGGTAATCCAGCAGCAGGAGATGCAGGTAAAGCCGCAGCAATACTATCAACTGTGAGTGGTGAGGAAATGCTAGCTTCGATAGTTAATTCAAAAGACACTGATGCAGTACTAGGAGCTGGTGCAAATGGAGATACAACTGCCATTTCCTTTGCAAAAGGAGGAAATAATGCAGCTAACGTAGCACAAGCTGAAGCTAAGGCAGCAGCGGTAGCAGGAGGAATAGCATTGCGTTCATTAATTAAGGATGGCAAACTAGCAAAAGCAGCAGATGGGCAAGGAGGAGGAAAAGAGGTACAAGGAGTAGGAATTACAGCGGCAAATAAGTTATTAGTAGCGGTAGAAGATATAATTAAGAAGACAGTAAAGAATGTGCTTAAAACAGCAAAAGAAAAAATAGATCAAGCAAGAGCTCCAAAGGTAGCAAGTCAGCAATAA
- the bdr gene encoding Bdr family repetitive protein, translating into MGLAQPVITQQMVIAELTKAGINRDIAIDLSYRYYKNELTHKDIEYLETTFNLKLEKVEALLQAEIKSIKTDLDTKIDTKFNELDNKIDTVRSELKSDIKDLDTKIDSVESNLNTKIDTVRSELKSDIKDLDTKIDSVENNLNTKIDTVRSELKSDIKDLDTKIDSVENNLNTKIDTVRSELKSDIKDLDTKIDSVENNLNTKIDTVRSELKSDIKDLDNKIDVNKMELKSTLRLHGWMFGTLITLNIGIFLALMSLLVK; encoded by the coding sequence ATGGGACTTGCTCAACCAGTTATTACTCAACAAATGGTTATAGCTGAACTTACTAAAGCTGGTATAAATAGAGATATTGCTATTGATTTATCTTACAGATATTATAAAAATGAGCTTACACACAAGGATATTGAGTATTTAGAGACTACTTTTAACCTTAAGCTTGAAAAAGTTGAAGCACTCTTACAAGCTGAGATTAAATCAATCAAAACTGATCTGGATACTAAAATTGATACTAAATTCAATGAACTTGATAACAAGATTGATACAGTTAGAAGTGAATTAAAATCTGACATTAAAGACCTTGATACCAAAATCGATTCTGTTGAGAGTAATCTTAATACTAAGATTGATACAGTTAGAAGTGAATTAAAATCTGATATTAAAGACCTTGATACCAAAATCGATTCTGTTGAGAATAATCTTAATACTAAGATTGATACAGTTAGAAGTGAATTAAAATCTGACATTAAAGACCTTGATACCAAAATCGATTCTGTTGAGAATAATCTTAATACTAAGATTGATACAGTTAGAAGTGAATTAAAATCTGATATTAAAGACCTTGATACCAAAATCGATTCTGTTGAGAATAATCTTAATACTAAGATTGATACAGTTAGAAGTGAATTAAAATCTGACATTAAAGACCTTGATAATAAGATTGATGTTAACAAAATGGAGCTTAAGAGTACATTAAGACTGCATGGTTGGATGTTTGGTACCCTTATTACCCTTAATATAGGAATATTTTTAGCATTAATGTCATTATTAGTAAAGTAA
- a CDS encoding variable large family protein, producing MKRITLSALLMTLFLLMSCGAGSTNAEDPQSRFLKSLISLGNDFLDVFTSFTDMVGGVLGFNTNTKKSDVGAYFKTVQDTVQGTKDKLNKIVADMKSDNNPNAEATDTAVKALITNTLDKIIQGAKTASEAIGTTGDDLLGNVAAHAAPAGAKGETENLIKGIKSIVDVVLKEGSADSGDDKKAEDGSTTRTGGNATDNEAGKLFASANAGAADAAKKSAADAAKAVGAVTGSDILQAIVKDNGDAAKLATAQNAANAAKKDAEVAGAIALRAMAKGGKFTGPSADDQGGVAPIVKGAAVSAVTKALDALTIAIRDTIDTGLKTVKDAININTTDTPVTTDNTTSEAKNQ from the coding sequence ATGAAAAGAATTACTTTAAGTGCATTATTAATGACTTTATTTTTACTTATGAGTTGTGGAGCTGGTAGTACTAATGCTGAGGATCCTCAGAGTAGATTCTTGAAATCTCTTATTAGTTTAGGTAATGACTTCTTAGATGTTTTCACTTCTTTTACTGATATGGTTGGAGGGGTTTTAGGGTTTAATACTAATACTAAAAAGTCTGATGTTGGAGCTTACTTTAAAACTGTTCAGGATACTGTACAAGGCACTAAGGATAAGCTTAATAAAATTGTTGCTGACATGAAATCTGATAATAATCCTAATGCAGAGGCTACTGATACCGCTGTAAAAGCTCTAATTACTAATACTCTTGATAAGATAATCCAGGGGGCTAAGACTGCTAGTGAGGCTATTGGTACTACAGGTGATGACCTACTTGGTAATGTTGCTGCTCACGCAGCTCCTGCAGGTGCTAAAGGTGAAACTGAAAATTTAATAAAAGGCATTAAATCGATTGTAGATGTGGTTCTTAAAGAAGGAAGTGCTGATTCGGGTGATGATAAAAAGGCTGAAGATGGTTCTACTACAAGAACCGGTGGCAATGCTACTGACAATGAAGCAGGAAAGTTATTTGCTTCTGCTAATGCAGGGGCTGCAGATGCTGCAAAAAAATCAGCTGCTGATGCTGCTAAGGCTGTTGGTGCTGTAACTGGTTCTGACATTTTACAAGCTATCGTTAAAGATAATGGTGATGCTGCTAAATTAGCAACTGCTCAAAATGCTGCTAATGCTGCTAAAAAAGATGCCGAAGTAGCAGGGGCTATAGCCTTAAGAGCTATGGCTAAAGGCGGTAAATTTACTGGTCCTAGTGCTGATGATCAAGGGGGTGTTGCTCCTATCGTTAAAGGTGCAGCTGTAAGTGCAGTTACTAAGGCTTTAGATGCATTAACAATAGCAATAAGAGATACTATTGATACAGGACTTAAAACTGTTAAAGATGCTATAAATATTAATACTACTGATACTCCTGTGACCACTGATAATACAACCTCTGAAGCTAAAAACCAATAA
- a CDS encoding variable large family protein, whose product MMKRITFCALLMTLFLLLSCGSGSTKTEDPKTLFLTSIANLGKGFLDVFTSLSDMVSGAFGIKADTKKSDIGKYFTDIADTMTSVKKKLQAEVAKNGNYSKVKSVVDTFITNTLDKIAEGAKKAASGAITDAAIGEVVKSDAGTSVDATSVNALVKGIKTIVDVFLKEGDGQADKTDPVDADKKDIGKLFGAKNEADKGAEEKHVAAAGASIGAVTGADILKAIAASNADAKKDGKVKDATDAASLALAKGTSTDNDDQLGDAAKKDAVIAAGIALRAMAKDGKFIVKDTAAKKTEAEAAKGAAASAVGKTLSTLIIAIRNTVDSGLKTISDSLATVTQEDKSADSTTPAEAATGGQQQ is encoded by the coding sequence ATAATGAAAAGAATTACTTTTTGTGCGTTATTAATGACTTTATTTTTACTTCTTAGTTGTGGGAGTGGTAGTACTAAGACGGAAGATCCTAAGACCTTATTCTTAACTTCTATTGCTAATTTGGGTAAAGGTTTCTTAGATGTTTTTACTTCCCTTTCTGATATGGTTTCTGGTGCCTTTGGCATTAAAGCAGATACTAAGAAATCTGACATTGGTAAGTATTTCACTGATATTGCTGACACTATGACATCTGTTAAAAAGAAGTTGCAAGCAGAAGTTGCTAAGAATGGAAATTACTCAAAGGTTAAATCAGTTGTTGATACATTTATCACTAACACATTAGACAAGATCGCAGAAGGAGCTAAGAAAGCTGCTAGTGGGGCTATAACTGATGCTGCTATTGGTGAAGTTGTGAAATCTGATGCTGGTACTAGCGTTGACGCTACAAGTGTCAATGCTCTTGTTAAAGGAATTAAGACTATTGTTGATGTGTTTTTAAAAGAAGGTGATGGACAAGCAGATAAAACGGATCCTGTTGATGCTGATAAGAAAGATATTGGTAAGTTATTTGGGGCTAAAAATGAGGCTGATAAAGGTGCTGAAGAGAAACATGTAGCTGCTGCTGGTGCATCAATTGGGGCTGTAACTGGGGCTGATATCCTAAAAGCTATTGCTGCTTCTAATGCTGATGCTAAGAAAGATGGTAAAGTTAAGGATGCTACGGATGCAGCTTCTCTGGCTTTAGCTAAGGGTACTTCTACTGATAATGATGATCAACTTGGAGATGCAGCAAAGAAAGATGCAGTTATTGCTGCTGGTATCGCACTGAGAGCAATGGCTAAGGATGGTAAATTTATTGTTAAAGATACAGCTGCTAAGAAGACAGAAGCTGAAGCAGCTAAGGGAGCAGCTGCTAGTGCTGTTGGTAAGACTTTAAGTACTCTTATAATAGCAATAAGAAATACTGTTGATAGTGGTTTAAAGACAATAAGTGATTCTCTTGCTACAGTTACACAAGAAGATAAGTCTGCAGATTCTACTACACCTGCAGAAGCAGCAACTGGTGGACAACAACAATAA
- the bdr gene encoding Bdr family repetitive protein, with amino-acid sequence MGLAQPVITQQMVINELTKAGIKRDIAVDLSYRYYRNELTYKDIEFLKENFDIKLEKVEALLQAEIKSVESSLQAEIKSVKTELDNKIDTKFNELDTKIDTKFNELDNKIDTVRNELKSAIKDLDTKIDSVENNLNTKINTKFNELDKKIDNVKNEVSLVRKDMEINRVELDNKLDKTASEFKSTSRLHNWMFGTLITLNIGIFLTLMSIVYSLLSK; translated from the coding sequence ATGGGACTTGCTCAACCTGTTATTACTCAACAAATGGTCATCAATGAACTTACTAAAGCCGGTATTAAGAGAGACATCGCTGTTGATCTGTCCTACAGATACTATCGTAATGAACTGACTTACAAAGATATTGAATTCTTAAAAGAAAACTTTGATATAAAGCTTGAAAAAGTTGAAGCACTCTTACAAGCTGAAATTAAATCTGTAGAGTCAAGCTTACAAGCTGAGATTAAATCTGTCAAAACTGAACTGGATAACAAAATAGATACCAAATTTAATGAACTTGATACTAAAATTGATACTAAATTCAATGAACTTGATAATAAGATTGATACAGTTAGAAATGAATTAAAATCTGCCATTAAAGACTTGGATACTAAAATTGATTCTGTTGAGAATAATCTTAATACTAAGATAAATACTAAATTTAATGAACTTGATAAAAAAATTGATAATGTTAAAAATGAGGTTTCTCTTGTTAGAAAAGATATGGAAATTAATAGGGTGGAGCTTGATAATAAACTTGATAAAACCGCATCAGAATTTAAGAGTACATCAAGATTACATAATTGGATGTTTGGTACTCTTATTACCCTAAATATAGGAATATTTTTAACATTAATGTCCATAGTCTATTCATTGTTAAGTAAGTAA
- a CDS encoding variable large family protein — protein sequence MKRITFCALLMTLFLLFGCGSGQQAANSGSPGTAGGDKQGVGSLSEVIASSRQLFLDAFVSFGNLLKEAFGLTADTTKKAVGERLGKVGDAVKIAKDKLEELKGNEQFNLIKDKAESTINKAIDTLGKIVEGKNKIKEASKDAGGKIANATADGEDAAPANTASVKGLVEGISMIYEAAKEVGVDLKGNANKQIEDSKEVGNLFNATANVTDAKALSGASKAVIAASGADILAAIEAVKDTSKPAGQITAATNAFEIAIANKSNGNATHVQTNASAIAAGLALRAMAKDGKLATKANDAPKEGINAVLIGVVGKTVNEIVSIVRRTVDKCLKDVDDCIKEDSSSVVKPTN from the coding sequence ATGAAAAGAATTACTTTTTGTGCATTATTAATGACTTTATTTTTACTTTTTGGTTGTGGCAGTGGACAACAGGCTGCAAACTCAGGTAGTCCTGGAACAGCAGGAGGCGATAAACAAGGCGTTGGAAGTTTAAGTGAAGTAATTGCAAGCTCAAGACAATTATTTTTGGATGCTTTTGTTTCTTTTGGAAATTTACTAAAAGAAGCATTTGGTCTTACTGCAGATACAACTAAAAAAGCAGTAGGAGAACGATTGGGTAAGGTTGGTGATGCAGTGAAAATAGCTAAAGATAAGTTAGAAGAGCTAAAGGGAAATGAGCAGTTTAATTTAATAAAAGATAAAGCTGAAAGTACAATTAATAAGGCAATTGATACTTTGGGAAAGATAGTTGAAGGAAAAAATAAAATTAAGGAAGCCTCAAAGGATGCTGGTGGTAAAATTGCTAATGCTACTGCTGATGGTGAGGATGCAGCACCAGCAAATACAGCAAGCGTTAAGGGTCTTGTTGAAGGGATTAGTATGATCTATGAGGCAGCAAAGGAAGTTGGTGTTGATCTAAAAGGAAATGCTAATAAGCAGATTGAGGATTCTAAAGAAGTTGGAAATTTATTTAATGCTACTGCTAATGTTACTGATGCCAAGGCACTAAGCGGAGCTAGTAAAGCAGTAATTGCAGCTAGTGGTGCAGATATATTAGCAGCAATTGAAGCAGTTAAGGATACAAGTAAACCTGCTGGCCAAATTACTGCTGCAACAAATGCTTTTGAAATTGCAATTGCTAATAAGAGTAACGGGAATGCTACTCATGTTCAAACAAATGCATCAGCAATAGCAGCAGGTTTAGCATTGAGAGCAATGGCTAAAGATGGTAAATTGGCAACCAAGGCTAATGATGCACCAAAAGAAGGAATAAATGCAGTATTAATAGGAGTAGTTGGTAAAACTGTAAATGAGATAGTATCTATTGTAAGAAGAACAGTTGATAAATGTTTAAAAGATGTTGATGATTGCATAAAAGAAGATTCCAGTAGTGTAGTAAAACCTACAAATTAA